A window of Synechococcus sp. MEDNS5 contains these coding sequences:
- the queA gene encoding tRNA preQ1(34) S-adenosylmethionine ribosyltransferase-isomerase QueA, translating to MADPRDLQLSAYDYQLPDARIAQRPVEPRHAAKLLLVPPLKEPSSQVRHGTVWDWQNELQNGDLLVVNDTRVLQARLRLRRSGGGLGELLVLEPRGEGRWLCLARPGKKLRPGDQVWLEALEQDPLPLQVLASDPASGGRIVQFPPAFADAIAIEALLQRYGEVPLPPYITCHDDSDQERYQTRYASRPGAVAAPTAGLHLSDDLLQAIRERGVQMSTVTLHVGLGTFRPVETEDLRELSLHSEWVEVSSELVAAVEACRQRGGRVIAVGTTSVRALEGAAAAGGGRLQPLKGPVDLVIQPGYRFKVVDGLLTNFHLPKSSLLLLVSALIGRERLLDLYELAMASDYRFYSYGDAMWIAPGAVLMEARPR from the coding sequence GTGGCTGATCCCAGGGATCTTCAGCTGAGTGCCTACGACTACCAGCTTCCTGATGCGCGGATTGCTCAGAGGCCGGTCGAGCCGCGCCATGCCGCGAAATTGCTATTGGTTCCTCCCCTGAAGGAGCCGTCTTCGCAGGTGCGGCATGGGACGGTCTGGGATTGGCAGAACGAACTTCAGAACGGTGATCTGCTGGTGGTGAATGACACCCGGGTGCTGCAGGCCCGCTTGCGGTTGAGGCGTTCAGGTGGCGGACTGGGGGAATTGCTGGTGTTGGAGCCGAGGGGAGAGGGGCGCTGGTTGTGTCTGGCACGCCCTGGCAAGAAGTTGCGGCCCGGTGATCAGGTTTGGCTTGAGGCGCTCGAACAGGATCCGCTGCCCCTTCAGGTTCTGGCGAGCGATCCAGCCAGTGGCGGACGCATTGTGCAATTCCCGCCGGCCTTTGCTGACGCCATCGCGATCGAGGCCCTGCTGCAGCGTTATGGAGAAGTTCCGCTTCCGCCCTACATCACCTGCCACGACGACTCCGATCAGGAGCGTTATCAGACGCGCTATGCATCACGTCCAGGGGCTGTGGCCGCACCAACCGCTGGCCTGCATCTCAGTGATGATCTTCTGCAGGCAATCCGCGAGCGTGGCGTGCAGATGTCCACAGTGACCCTTCACGTGGGGCTGGGGACCTTCCGGCCCGTGGAAACTGAGGATCTGCGCGAACTCAGCCTGCACAGTGAATGGGTGGAGGTGTCTTCGGAGCTCGTGGCTGCTGTGGAGGCCTGCCGCCAACGTGGTGGGCGGGTGATTGCTGTGGGCACAACGAGTGTGCGGGCTCTGGAGGGGGCTGCTGCAGCTGGCGGTGGACGCCTGCAACCTCTCAAAGGGCCGGTGGACCTGGTGATCCAGCCCGGTTACCGATTCAAGGTGGTGGATGGATTGCTCACCAATTTCCACCTTCCCAAAAGCTCCCTGCTCCTTCTGGTGAGTGCCCTGATTGGGAGAGAGCGGCTGCTGGATCTGTATGAGCTTGCGATGGCAAGCGACTATCGCTTTTATTCCTACGGGGATGCGATGTGGATCGCACCGGGAGCGGTGCTCATGGAGGCCCGCCCCAGGTGA
- a CDS encoding Coq4 family protein translates to MKRTELRAAAFRAAVGLLQSARDPEHLSTHVFRLLQVVDGTPLARSSFEALALDSHHIKIAAERYQPAWPEAEQRRRMPPDSLGACLQRRFDAEGLNDLPPSSNQGDQPWQYLAERLRRTHDLHHLILGVPDSTAGEMVTASFYACRYRNAGAVAVVGAWMTHGLLQPEEHDLIWRALRFGIILAQDWHQPLLAVRWEENWERSVPAWRDLLGLTPFLESSPFPKERDAWLATSPIRAA, encoded by the coding sequence GTGAAGAGAACAGAACTTAGAGCCGCTGCTTTCCGTGCTGCAGTGGGCCTGCTGCAGAGCGCTCGTGATCCAGAGCATCTCAGCACCCATGTGTTCCGATTGCTGCAGGTCGTTGATGGAACCCCGCTCGCCCGCAGCAGTTTTGAAGCGCTGGCTCTCGACTCACACCACATCAAAATCGCCGCGGAGCGATACCAACCAGCTTGGCCTGAGGCAGAGCAGCGCCGCCGGATGCCACCCGACAGCCTGGGGGCTTGCCTTCAACGCCGATTTGATGCAGAGGGGCTGAATGATCTACCGCCCAGCTCGAATCAAGGAGATCAACCCTGGCAGTACCTGGCAGAACGCCTTCGACGCACCCATGATCTACACCATCTCATCCTCGGAGTCCCCGACAGCACTGCCGGGGAAATGGTGACAGCCAGTTTCTACGCCTGCCGCTACCGCAATGCTGGAGCCGTTGCTGTCGTCGGCGCCTGGATGACCCATGGACTACTGCAACCAGAGGAGCACGACTTGATCTGGCGAGCCCTGCGTTTTGGAATCATCTTGGCTCAAGACTGGCATCAGCCACTGCTGGCTGTGCGCTGGGAGGAGAACTGGGAACGATCAGTGCCCGCTTGGCGTGATCTCCTTGGGCTCACTCCATTCCTGGAGTCTTCGCCTTTCCCCAAAGAACGGGATGCCTGGCTCGCGACCTCGCCGATCCGAGCTGCCTGA
- the cysK gene encoding cysteine synthase A, giving the protein MSRVYADNSQAIGNTPLVRLNHVTKGCKATVLAKVEGRNPAYSVKCRIGANMIWDAEKRGDLTEGKVIVEPTSGNTGIALAFTAAARGYKLVLTMPESMSIERRRVMAVLGAELVLTEAAKGMPGAIAKAKEIAATDPAKYFMPGQFENPANPEIHFKTTGPEIWNDCDGAIDVLVAGVGTGGTITGVSRYIKNEAGKAIESVAVEPSHSPVITQTLNGEEIKPGPHKIQGIGAGFIPKNLDLSVVDKVEQVTNEESIDMALRLAKEEGLLVGISCGAAAAAAIRLAEKDEYAGKTIVVVLPDLAERYLSSVMFADVPTGIIEQPVAV; this is encoded by the coding sequence ATGTCACGCGTTTACGCCGACAACAGCCAGGCCATCGGCAACACGCCGCTGGTGCGTCTCAATCACGTCACCAAGGGCTGCAAAGCCACCGTGCTCGCCAAGGTTGAGGGTCGCAACCCTGCCTACAGCGTGAAGTGCCGCATCGGCGCCAACATGATCTGGGACGCCGAAAAGCGTGGGGATCTCACCGAAGGCAAGGTGATCGTGGAACCCACCTCCGGCAACACCGGCATTGCCCTGGCCTTTACCGCCGCAGCGCGCGGATACAAGCTCGTGCTCACCATGCCCGAGTCGATGTCCATCGAACGTCGTCGGGTGATGGCCGTGCTCGGCGCAGAGCTTGTGCTCACCGAGGCCGCCAAGGGCATGCCCGGTGCCATTGCCAAGGCCAAGGAAATCGCCGCTACCGACCCAGCCAAATACTTCATGCCCGGGCAGTTTGAGAATCCTGCCAACCCTGAAATCCACTTCAAAACCACAGGGCCTGAGATCTGGAACGATTGCGATGGAGCCATCGATGTGCTGGTGGCCGGCGTCGGCACCGGCGGCACGATCACCGGCGTATCCCGTTACATCAAAAATGAGGCTGGCAAGGCGATCGAGTCCGTGGCCGTGGAGCCCAGCCACAGCCCCGTGATCACCCAGACCCTCAATGGCGAGGAGATCAAGCCTGGCCCCCACAAGATCCAGGGCATCGGTGCTGGTTTCATTCCCAAGAACCTCGATCTCTCCGTGGTCGACAAGGTCGAGCAGGTGACGAACGAGGAGTCCATTGACATGGCTCTGCGCCTCGCCAAAGAGGAGGGTCTGCTGGTGGGAATTTCCTGCGGTGCCGCTGCAGCCGCGGCCATTCGTCTGGCGGAGAAAGATGAGTACGCCGGCAAAACCATCGTGGTCGTCTTGCCCGACCTGGCCGAGCGTTACCTGTCGTCCGTGATGTTCGCGGATGTGCCCACCGGCATCATCGAACAGCCTGTAGCTGTCTGA
- a CDS encoding UDP-N-acetylmuramoyl-L-alanyl-D-glutamate--2,6-diaminopimelate ligase — MTQTLHALLNSVGLPVPAGVANATVTALTCDSRCVGKGSLFIGLPGERVDGGSFWPQALADGAAAVLIGEQAAAEHPPGPGDCVLVVPDPVAFWAGELASAFWQRPSMRMELIGVTGTNGKTTTTHLIEHLSQACGRPAALFGTLVNRWPGHSLTATHTTAAADRLQAQLAEALERGTQVAAMEVSSHALDQQRVAGCRFSGAVFTNLTQDHLDYHPSMEAYFEAKALLFASPYLVGEGPRAVVNVDDPWGRQLADRLGERAWRCSLEHEADLTMGDLRMTSNGVDGLLVTPLGEGRFHSPLVGRFNLMNLLQAVGALLQQGLPLALLLRSLPSFRGVPGRMERVVVTGSAAEDHPAVLVDYAHTPDGLRNALEACRPFVRGQLICVFGCGGDRDRGKRPQMAAIAAELADRVVVTSDNPRTEDPGQILEDVVEGLPAVAERQVEVDRAKAIALAIAQARCGDLVLIAGKGHEDYQILGTEKVHFDDREEAEQALRHWR; from the coding sequence ATGACGCAGACGCTCCATGCCCTGCTCAATTCTGTGGGTTTGCCTGTGCCTGCTGGGGTGGCGAATGCAACGGTGACAGCACTCACCTGTGATTCTCGCTGTGTTGGCAAGGGCAGCCTGTTCATTGGCCTGCCTGGAGAACGGGTTGATGGAGGCAGCTTCTGGCCACAAGCGCTGGCGGATGGTGCTGCTGCAGTTCTGATCGGTGAACAGGCTGCCGCTGAGCATCCACCCGGCCCTGGAGACTGCGTTCTCGTGGTGCCAGATCCCGTGGCCTTTTGGGCTGGTGAGTTGGCGTCGGCCTTCTGGCAGCGGCCCTCCATGCGTATGGAGTTGATCGGTGTGACCGGCACCAATGGCAAAACCACCACCACCCACCTAATTGAACATCTCAGCCAGGCTTGCGGTCGGCCTGCTGCTTTGTTTGGAACCCTGGTGAATCGATGGCCCGGCCACAGCCTCACCGCCACGCACACCACAGCGGCGGCCGATCGCTTGCAGGCTCAGCTGGCGGAAGCCCTGGAAAGGGGAACCCAGGTGGCAGCCATGGAAGTCAGCTCCCATGCCCTCGATCAGCAGCGCGTGGCGGGATGTCGCTTCTCGGGAGCCGTCTTCACCAATCTCACCCAGGACCATCTCGACTACCACCCGTCGATGGAGGCTTATTTCGAGGCCAAGGCCCTGTTGTTCGCCTCGCCCTATCTGGTGGGTGAGGGGCCCAGGGCGGTGGTGAACGTGGATGATCCCTGGGGCCGGCAGCTGGCGGATCGGTTGGGTGAGCGAGCCTGGCGATGCAGTCTTGAGCACGAAGCTGATTTGACCATGGGCGACTTGCGCATGACGTCCAATGGCGTGGATGGATTGCTTGTCACGCCTCTGGGTGAAGGCCGGTTCCACTCACCGCTGGTGGGACGCTTCAATCTGATGAATCTTCTGCAAGCTGTGGGTGCCCTGCTCCAGCAGGGATTGCCCTTGGCACTGCTGTTGCGCTCTCTTCCTTCCTTCCGCGGCGTGCCAGGGCGGATGGAACGGGTTGTTGTGACTGGCTCAGCCGCAGAGGATCATCCCGCCGTGCTTGTGGACTATGCCCACACACCAGATGGTTTGCGCAACGCACTGGAGGCCTGTCGTCCCTTTGTGAGGGGGCAGTTGATCTGCGTGTTCGGCTGCGGCGGTGATCGCGACCGGGGCAAGCGACCGCAGATGGCGGCCATCGCTGCTGAGCTGGCGGACCGGGTGGTGGTGACCTCTGATAACCCGCGAACGGAGGATCCAGGCCAGATTCTTGAGGATGTGGTGGAGGGTCTACCCGCCGTTGCCGAGCGTCAGGTTGAGGTGGATCGTGCCAAGGCCATTGCCTTGGCGATCGCGCAGGCGCGCTGCGGTGATCTGGTTCTGATCGCCGGCAAAGGGCATGAGGACTACCAGATTCTCGGCACCGAAAAAGTGCATTTCGATGATCGGGAAGAGGCAGAGCAAGCTTTGCGCCACTGGCGGTGA
- the yidD gene encoding membrane protein insertion efficiency factor YidD, translating into MHESAILSGDRNTFFAGRINRALAQVMLTLIGFYRRWFSPLLGPRCRFIPSCSAYGLEAIQRHGPWRGGWLTLRRVSRCHPLTPCGCDPVPD; encoded by the coding sequence ATGCACGAATCAGCCATCTTATCTGGCGATCGGAACACCTTCTTTGCGGGGCGCATCAATCGTGCGCTCGCTCAGGTGATGTTGACCCTGATTGGCTTCTACCGCCGCTGGTTTTCGCCGCTGCTCGGCCCTCGCTGCCGCTTCATCCCGAGCTGCAGCGCTTACGGGCTCGAGGCGATTCAGCGACATGGTCCCTGGCGGGGCGGCTGGCTCACGTTGCGCAGAGTCAGCCGTTGCCACCCTCTCACCCCCTGCGGGTGTGACCCCGTACCGGATTGA
- the rpsD gene encoding 30S ribosomal protein S4 — protein MSRYRGPRLRITRRLGDLPGLTRKAAKRSYPPGQHGQARRKRSEYAIRLEEKQKLRFNYGVSERQLVRYVKKARAQEGSTGTNLLKLLENRLDNVCFRLGFGPTVPGARQLVNHGHVTVNGRVTDIASYQCKPGDVIAIRERKCSKQLAEGNLEFPGLANVPPHLELDKPKLNAKVVGRCEREWVALEINELLVVEYYSRKV, from the coding sequence ATGTCTCGTTACCGCGGCCCTCGTCTGAGGATCACGCGGCGCTTGGGAGACCTCCCCGGTCTCACCCGGAAGGCCGCAAAGCGGTCCTATCCCCCCGGTCAGCACGGCCAAGCCCGTCGCAAGCGCTCTGAATACGCGATCCGTCTCGAAGAAAAGCAAAAGCTTCGCTTCAACTACGGAGTCTCCGAGCGTCAGCTCGTGCGCTACGTGAAGAAAGCGCGCGCCCAGGAGGGTTCCACTGGAACCAACCTGCTCAAGCTGCTCGAGAACCGTCTCGACAATGTCTGCTTCCGCCTTGGCTTTGGACCCACCGTCCCCGGCGCCCGTCAGCTGGTGAACCACGGACACGTGACTGTGAATGGTCGTGTCACCGACATCGCCAGCTACCAGTGCAAGCCCGGCGATGTGATCGCCATCCGTGAGCGCAAGTGCAGCAAGCAACTGGCTGAAGGCAACCTGGAATTTCCAGGACTGGCCAACGTGCCCCCGCACCTGGAACTCGACAAGCCCAAGCTCAACGCCAAGGTGGTGGGCCGCTGCGAACGCGAGTGGGTCGCCCTGGAAATCAACGAACTGCTGGTGGTGGAGTATTACTCCAGAAAGGTCTGA
- a CDS encoding PLP-dependent aspartate aminotransferase family protein, with protein sequence MQHPAIAPADATRAIHHGESFADDTGTVMPPIYATSTFAHGNPGGFDYTRSGNPNFRILEGVLASVERCDHATVFGSGVSAITAIASTLQQGDLVLCEENLYGCTVRLFEQVFAKFGVRTEWVDFTDSSSLTAITELQPAMIWLESPTNPLLKVIDLEAVCSAARSVEVPVVVDNTFATALVQRPLQLGATLSLTSTTKYINGHSDALGGAVCTDAPEWHERMVFAQKALGLMPSPFDCWLITRGIKTLPLRLRQQIENAAALADHLADHPQVEWTRYPHRSDHPQQAVALRQMHGGGAIVTIGLETSREQAYAVCKALRWFTMAESLGGVESLICHPATMTHAAVSPEVKSKLGITDGLIRLSVGCEDVADLISDLDQALATL encoded by the coding sequence TTGCAGCATCCCGCGATCGCACCCGCTGATGCCACCCGTGCCATCCATCACGGCGAGAGCTTCGCGGATGACACCGGCACGGTGATGCCGCCGATTTACGCCACCTCCACCTTCGCCCATGGCAATCCCGGAGGCTTTGACTACACCCGTTCAGGCAACCCCAATTTCCGCATTCTTGAAGGTGTGCTGGCCTCGGTGGAACGGTGCGACCACGCCACCGTGTTCGGCTCGGGGGTGAGTGCGATCACAGCCATCGCCTCCACCCTCCAACAGGGAGACCTGGTGCTGTGCGAGGAGAACCTCTACGGCTGCACCGTGCGTTTGTTCGAACAGGTTTTCGCCAAATTCGGCGTGCGTACTGAATGGGTGGATTTCACAGATTCCTCATCACTAACAGCAATCACCGAGCTCCAGCCCGCCATGATTTGGCTAGAGAGCCCAACCAACCCGCTGCTCAAGGTGATTGATCTAGAAGCGGTCTGCAGCGCAGCCCGCAGCGTTGAGGTGCCTGTTGTGGTCGACAACACCTTCGCCACAGCCCTGGTGCAGCGCCCTTTACAGCTGGGTGCCACGCTCTCGCTCACCAGCACCACCAAATACATCAACGGGCATTCCGATGCCCTCGGAGGTGCCGTCTGCACAGATGCCCCTGAATGGCATGAGCGCATGGTGTTCGCCCAGAAGGCTCTGGGCCTGATGCCGTCTCCCTTTGACTGCTGGTTGATCACCCGCGGCATCAAAACCCTGCCACTGCGGCTGCGCCAACAGATCGAAAACGCGGCTGCACTGGCCGACCATCTGGCCGACCACCCCCAGGTGGAATGGACCCGCTATCCCCATCGCTCTGACCATCCCCAGCAGGCTGTAGCCCTTAGACAGATGCACGGCGGTGGAGCCATTGTGACCATCGGTCTAGAGACCAGCCGAGAACAGGCCTATGCGGTATGCAAGGCACTGCGCTGGTTCACCATGGCGGAAAGCTTGGGGGGCGTGGAGAGCTTGATCTGCCACCCCGCCACCATGACCCACGCAGCTGTGTCCCCTGAAGTCAAGAGCAAGCTGGGCATCACCGACGGGTTGATCCGTTTGTCAGTTGGCTGTGAAGACGTCGCCGACCTGATTTCAGATCTCGATCAGGCACTAGCGACGCTGTGA
- a CDS encoding glutaredoxin family protein, with product MLHVLTLYSRQGCCLCEGLEQRLHALDLTALEPPLALQVVDIDAPGVEPGLKARYDLEVPVLALNSSPLPRVSPRLSGEGLFSWLQRVCASAAGSV from the coding sequence ATGCTTCATGTGTTGACGCTCTACAGCCGCCAGGGCTGCTGTCTGTGTGAAGGGCTTGAGCAGCGGCTTCATGCCCTTGACCTCACAGCTCTTGAGCCTCCCCTTGCTCTGCAGGTGGTGGATATTGATGCCCCTGGGGTGGAACCTGGTCTGAAGGCTCGTTATGACCTCGAGGTTCCAGTTCTGGCTCTGAACAGCAGCCCCTTGCCGCGGGTGTCTCCTCGTCTTTCCGGGGAGGGACTGTTCAGCTGGTTGCAACGGGTCTGCGCCAGCGCTGCAGGATCGGTCTAG
- a CDS encoding TSUP family transporter, with the protein MLEPFVSQPIPWLAVVLAILSAFLMGFGRSGLGTGGFIASPLMVFAIGAVNGVAVVALLMLPAALLGVWQHRAGARRTLLLPLLPSAAIGTAIGGLILWGLVSSGEEAEVHRRLELLVALLCLVYGLLLVLRDRLAHLGGGAGAPRASGLVLMGSAVGISQTVSNTGSPLMTLYFLRHGLNRGTFVPAQLSYMLVQNILKLIPLISLGLLTPINATAGFFLIPVTLAGSLAGKRFFLKASETQFFRLYVLLLVMGFAVSIGLLIGRLPCLRVVDTLI; encoded by the coding sequence TTGCTGGAACCCTTCGTCAGCCAGCCCATCCCGTGGCTCGCCGTCGTTCTCGCGATCCTTTCAGCCTTTCTGATGGGATTCGGCCGCAGTGGCCTGGGCACCGGAGGATTCATCGCCTCACCCCTGATGGTCTTCGCCATCGGCGCTGTGAACGGTGTCGCCGTTGTGGCGCTACTGATGCTTCCAGCAGCCCTGCTCGGTGTTTGGCAACATCGCGCGGGAGCGCGACGCACTCTGCTCCTGCCCCTCTTACCCAGCGCAGCGATCGGAACTGCTATTGGCGGGCTAATCCTCTGGGGCCTGGTCTCCAGCGGGGAGGAAGCCGAGGTGCACCGGCGCCTCGAACTGCTCGTGGCTTTGCTCTGTCTGGTGTATGGCCTGCTGTTGGTCCTAAGGGACAGGCTGGCGCACCTCGGCGGAGGAGCTGGAGCCCCCCGCGCCAGCGGCCTCGTGCTGATGGGATCCGCGGTGGGTATCAGCCAAACCGTGAGCAACACCGGCAGCCCGCTGATGACGCTCTACTTTCTGCGCCACGGGCTGAACCGAGGGACCTTTGTGCCTGCCCAGCTGAGTTACATGCTGGTGCAGAACATCCTCAAGCTGATCCCTCTGATCAGCCTGGGACTGCTCACTCCCATCAACGCGACCGCCGGCTTCTTCTTGATTCCAGTCACCCTGGCTGGCAGCCTTGCTGGAAAACGATTTTTCCTGAAGGCCTCAGAAACCCAGTTCTTCCGTCTCTATGTGCTGCTGCTCGTGATGGGATTTGCAGTCAGCATTGGGTTGCTGATCGGCCGGCTTCCATGCCTGCGTGTTGTGGACACGCTGATCTGA
- a CDS encoding fatty acid desaturase: MTSAVTKTLPSTPLRRIDLNIKPYMASDNRIASWQIINTAVPLVLCCIAIAKTTEQLNVLSLILTPALFALIILFLSRSFSLMHDCGHHSLFKSKTANRSAAFLLSIFHAMPHHPWSRGHAFHHKHNGNWNRYRGPSALTTRLEYEKKSKNSQLLYQALRHPLTLFPGGFYYLVIKPRVALLLGFIELMANGIIDGFRKISNRKLFNPFTFINDHKSSFFYTKEEVYDTLANTICISLAWWWIGSAIGYWHFWILYTLIMSTSAAIMIAVFFVQHNFPGSYASDEDHWSYFKGAIDGSSFLIMPPILNWFTADIAYHHVHHLSERIPNYRLRHCHEDRQNNFEGVKRLRLDQLWDCFSLILWDNETLQLVSAKQSLKR; encoded by the coding sequence TTGACCAGCGCCGTCACCAAAACTTTGCCATCAACACCACTAAGGCGCATTGATTTAAATATCAAGCCTTACATGGCAAGTGACAACAGAATTGCCTCATGGCAGATTATCAATACAGCCGTTCCCTTAGTCCTGTGCTGCATTGCGATCGCTAAAACCACCGAACAGCTAAACGTGTTGTCGTTGATATTAACGCCAGCTCTGTTCGCCTTAATCATTTTATTTTTAAGCAGAAGCTTCTCATTAATGCATGACTGCGGTCATCACAGCTTATTCAAGTCTAAAACTGCTAATCGCTCTGCCGCATTCTTACTGAGCATTTTCCATGCAATGCCGCACCACCCCTGGTCAAGAGGCCATGCCTTCCACCACAAACACAATGGCAATTGGAATCGATACAGAGGCCCGTCGGCTTTAACGACGCGTCTCGAATACGAGAAAAAGAGCAAGAATTCTCAGCTCCTCTATCAAGCACTGCGCCACCCATTAACTCTTTTCCCTGGAGGCTTTTACTACTTAGTGATCAAGCCAAGAGTGGCATTGCTTTTGGGGTTTATTGAATTGATGGCCAATGGAATCATTGATGGGTTTCGAAAAATTTCTAACAGAAAGTTATTCAATCCATTTACATTTATCAACGATCACAAATCCAGCTTCTTCTACACAAAAGAAGAGGTTTACGACACACTTGCCAATACCATTTGCATCTCGCTCGCGTGGTGGTGGATAGGAAGCGCAATCGGATATTGGCACTTCTGGATTCTTTACACCTTAATCATGAGCACAAGCGCAGCAATCATGATTGCTGTCTTCTTTGTTCAGCACAACTTTCCTGGCTCTTATGCGAGTGACGAAGATCATTGGAGTTATTTCAAAGGAGCTATCGATGGTTCATCGTTTCTTATCATGCCTCCTATTCTTAACTGGTTTACCGCCGATATCGCTTATCACCACGTTCACCACCTGTCAGAAAGGATTCCCAACTATCGCCTCCGCCATTGCCACGAAGACCGACAAAACAATTTTGAAGGAGTCAAGAGGCTCCGGCTAGATCAGCTCTGGGACTGCTTCTCGCTCATCCTTTGGGACAATGAGACGCTGCAACTCGTCTCCGCAAAACAATCACTCAAGCGTTGA
- a CDS encoding PLP-dependent transferase → MSPRNLLEDPCWQGHDLGHPLPDAIHAVSVALPRWSDVISYEENEPSCRAALRAVYPRFGLHPLVRELADLALKESGWASSTGFSSWPYPSEAAAKAAANHCQRKAPDGFSTIQTVRGVPCLVADPIRTMAAKAFWQHTGLGASSRLAAIALGEEASPDAAIAKAALNTLIQRLAGIYGCQESAISLHPSGMAALHRALQRIEVLHPGRPVLQIGFPYVDVLKLPQEVFSGAELLLDDAPSQVKTALDRLQPGAIVVELPSNPLLRCVNLPDIAALAHERGIPVIADDTIGSGLNINALPHADLVFSSLTKSFAGRGDVMAGSLVISPFSPWWESWARSKASAQAVADLAGADAIVLEQGSRDVAERVAKLNANTQSLAAKLQQHPAVAQVFHPERCERFNRLRRSEGGHGCLLSFTLKEGAEKAARVYDALQVCKGPSLGTAFTLVCPYVLLAHYGELPWAETCGVPSHLLRVSVGLEDHDELWSRFDRALSA, encoded by the coding sequence ATGAGTCCGCGCAACCTGTTGGAGGATCCCTGCTGGCAGGGGCACGACCTCGGCCATCCCCTGCCGGATGCCATCCATGCGGTTTCCGTCGCGCTGCCCCGCTGGAGCGACGTGATCTCCTACGAGGAGAACGAGCCCTCGTGCCGTGCGGCGCTTCGCGCTGTTTACCCGCGCTTCGGACTGCATCCACTGGTCAGGGAACTGGCGGATCTGGCACTGAAGGAATCTGGCTGGGCGTCGTCAACTGGATTCAGCAGTTGGCCCTATCCCAGTGAAGCCGCGGCCAAAGCAGCCGCGAACCATTGCCAACGAAAGGCCCCGGACGGCTTCAGCACGATCCAAACGGTGCGGGGAGTGCCCTGCCTGGTCGCCGATCCGATCAGGACGATGGCCGCGAAAGCCTTCTGGCAACACACGGGCCTGGGTGCATCGTCGCGCCTGGCGGCCATCGCCCTGGGCGAGGAGGCTTCGCCTGATGCGGCGATCGCCAAGGCGGCCCTGAACACGCTGATTCAACGCCTGGCTGGGATCTACGGCTGCCAAGAGAGCGCTATCAGCCTGCATCCCTCCGGGATGGCGGCACTGCACCGGGCGCTTCAACGCATCGAAGTCCTCCATCCCGGGCGGCCGGTGCTGCAGATCGGCTTTCCCTATGTGGATGTGCTCAAGCTGCCCCAGGAGGTCTTCAGCGGAGCAGAGCTGCTCCTCGACGACGCACCCTCACAAGTGAAGACGGCCTTGGATCGCCTCCAACCGGGAGCCATCGTGGTGGAACTGCCGAGCAACCCTTTGCTTCGCTGCGTGAATCTGCCCGACATTGCAGCGTTGGCCCACGAACGGGGGATCCCGGTGATCGCCGATGACACGATCGGCTCGGGACTCAACATCAATGCGCTCCCCCATGCGGATCTGGTGTTCAGCTCCCTCACCAAAAGCTTTGCGGGACGGGGCGATGTGATGGCAGGGAGCCTGGTGATCAGTCCATTTTCCCCCTGGTGGGAGAGCTGGGCCCGGAGCAAGGCATCAGCTCAGGCCGTTGCGGATCTCGCAGGCGCCGACGCCATCGTCCTGGAACAGGGCAGCCGCGATGTAGCCGAGCGTGTTGCCAAGCTCAATGCCAACACTCAGTCACTGGCGGCAAAGCTTCAGCAGCATCCCGCCGTCGCCCAGGTGTTCCATCCGGAACGCTGCGAGAGATTCAACAGGCTTCGCCGTTCCGAGGGAGGCCATGGTTGCCTGCTGTCGTTCACGCTGAAAGAAGGAGCTGAGAAGGCAGCACGGGTCTACGACGCCCTGCAGGTTTGCAAAGGACCCAGTCTCGGCACCGCATTCACCCTGGTCTGCCCCTACGTGCTGCTGGCCCATTACGGGGAATTGCCCTGGGCCGAGACTTGCGGGGTTCCCTCACACCTGCTGCGGGTGTCTGTGGGACTAGAAGATCACGACGAACTCTGGAGCCGTTTCGATCGGGCCCTTTCGGCCTGA